The segment GGGGCGGACGCCCTCATGGTGGGCCGCGCCGCCCAGGGCCGGCCCTGGATCTTTCGCGAGATCGCGCATTTCCTGGCCACCGGCGAGGAGCTGCCCGCGCCGCCGGTGCTGCAGGCGCGCGACTGGCTGATCGAACATCTGCACGATCACTACAGCCTCTACGGCGCGCTGACCGGCATGCGCAGCGCCCGCAAGCACATCGGCTGGGCGGTGCGCGCCCTGCCCGGCGGGGAGGATTTCCGCCAAAGCATGAATCTGCTGGACAGCTGCGAGGCCCAGGTGGCCGCGCTGGGCGAGTTTTTCCAGACCCTGGCCGATCAGCACGAGCGGCTGCCCTACCTGCCCGCGCAGGACGCAGCCAACGACGAAGACCAAGAAGAAAGCGCAAGGTTGACGGCATGACGCCCAAGCCCATCGACACCGTGGTTCGCGAGAACCTCGAAGCCTATTTCCATGACCTCGACGGCGAGGAGCCGCACTCCATGCACGAGATGCTGATCAAGCTGGTGGAGAAGCCCCTGCTGGAGGTCGTGATGCAGCGCACCGGCGGCAACCAGAGCAAGGCCGCCGACTGGCTGGGCATCAACCGCAACACCCTGCGCCGCAAGCTCAGCGACCACAAGCTGCTCTGAGCGCCGCGCCCCGCCCTCTTTCCCCCGATCTACCCAAACTGCCAGGCCCAGCCATGCCCCAACTGACCGCCCTGCTCTCCGTGTCCGACAAGACCGGCATCGTCGAATTCGCCCAAGCCCTGCACGGCCTGGGCGTCAAGCTGCTGTCCACCGGCGGTACCGCCAAGCTGCTGGCCGATGCCGGCCTGCCGGTCACCGAGGTGGCCCAGCACACCGGCTTCCCGGAAATGCTGGACGGCCGGGTCAAGACCCTGCACCCCATGATCCACGGCGGCCTGCTGGCCCGCGGTGATCTGCCCGAACATGTGGCCGCCATGCAGCAGCACGGCATCAGCCGCATCGACATCCTGGCGGTCAACCTCTATCCCTTCGAAGCCACCGTGGCCAAGCCTGGCTGCACCCTGGAAGACGCGATCGAGAACATCGACATCGGCGGCCCGGCCATGGTGCGCAGCGCCGCCAAGAACTGGGGCGATGTCACCGTGCTGACCGACGCCTCGCAGTACGCCGGTGTGCTGGAAGAGCTCAAGGCCGGCGGCAAGACCAGCGACAAGACCCGCTTCGCCTGCAGCGTGGCCGCCTTCAACCGCATCGCCCAGTACGACGCGGCCATCAGCAACTACCTCAGCGCCCGCCTGGAAGACGGCACGCTGTCGGACTTCCCCGGCCAGCTCAACAGCAGCTTCATCAAGGTGCAGGACCTGCGCTACGGCGAGAACTCGCACCAGAGCGCCGCGCTCTACCGCGACCTGCACCCCGCCCCCGGCTCCCTGGTCACCGCCAAGCAG is part of the Shinella sp. XGS7 genome and harbors:
- a CDS encoding helix-turn-helix domain-containing protein, which encodes MTPKPIDTVVRENLEAYFHDLDGEEPHSMHEMLIKLVEKPLLEVVMQRTGGNQSKAADWLGINRNTLRRKLSDHKLL